One segment of Pontibacter akesuensis DNA contains the following:
- the accB gene encoding acetyl-CoA carboxylase biotin carboxyl carrier protein, translating into MKAKEIQDLIDFIAKSGLNKVNIETEEFKISVKRDPDQKVKYVKDSGASHQAAPAPAAPAAAPQAAPSAAPAAPAAPAASDESRYVAIKAPMIGTFYRAASPESPVLLNVGDEVKKGQVICIIEAMKLFNEIESEVSGKVVKVMVDNASPVEYDQPLFLVDPS; encoded by the coding sequence ATGAAAGCGAAAGAAATCCAGGACCTCATTGACTTTATCGCCAAATCTGGCTTGAACAAAGTTAACATCGAAACAGAAGAATTTAAGATCTCGGTTAAGCGCGATCCGGACCAGAAAGTGAAGTACGTAAAGGACTCAGGCGCCTCGCATCAGGCGGCCCCTGCCCCTGCTGCTCCCGCTGCGGCTCCACAGGCAGCTCCTTCGGCGGCACCTGCAGCTCCGGCTGCCCCGGCGGCATCAGATGAGAGCCGTTACGTAGCCATCAAGGCCCCGATGATCGGTACCTTCTACCGCGCCGCCAGCCCAGAGTCTCCCGTTCTGTTGAACGTAGGCGATGAGGTGAAGAAAGGCCAGGTTATCTGCATCATCGAAGCCATGAAGCTGTTTAACGAGATCGAGTCTGAAGTGTCGGGCAAAGTGGTGAAGGTGATGGTGGACAATGCCTCTCCGGTGGAGTACGACCAGCCCCTGTTCCTGGTAGATCCTAGCTAA
- the proC gene encoding pyrroline-5-carboxylate reductase → MHTNNVAILGTGNLGKSIAEGLLSNGQYKPENIYVTRRNTKSIQHLKDKGLQVSSDNTFAVKNCRYIMLCVQPAHLENVLKEIKPYLDPEKHVLLSVIAGISIDNIRDIVGDFPIVRSMPNTAIAVQQSMTCLAFNAKAAHVEADVKEIFNCLGETLVIEEELMAGATVLCSSGIAFNMRFIRAVTQGGIQLGLDADDAQKIAVQVSKGASTLLTINKSHPEQEIDKVTTPEGCTITGLNEMEHQGLSSAVIKGLVGSYKRILDLKEQREKESM, encoded by the coding sequence ATGCACACCAACAACGTAGCTATCCTCGGAACCGGAAATCTCGGAAAATCTATTGCGGAAGGGCTCCTGAGCAATGGTCAGTACAAGCCGGAAAACATTTATGTGACCAGGAGAAACACGAAATCCATACAACACCTCAAAGACAAAGGACTGCAGGTTAGCAGCGACAATACCTTCGCCGTTAAAAATTGCCGTTACATTATGCTGTGCGTGCAGCCGGCGCACCTTGAAAACGTTCTGAAGGAAATAAAGCCTTACCTGGACCCGGAGAAGCACGTGCTCCTAAGCGTTATAGCCGGCATCAGCATAGACAACATCAGGGACATCGTGGGCGATTTTCCGATTGTGCGCAGTATGCCCAACACCGCCATTGCCGTGCAGCAGTCCATGACGTGCTTGGCCTTTAATGCGAAGGCCGCGCATGTGGAGGCGGACGTGAAAGAGATCTTTAACTGCCTTGGCGAAACCCTTGTGATAGAGGAGGAGCTGATGGCCGGCGCAACCGTGCTTTGCTCCAGCGGCATTGCCTTTAACATGCGCTTTATCCGTGCCGTAACCCAGGGCGGTATTCAGCTGGGGTTAGATGCCGACGACGCCCAGAAGATTGCCGTGCAGGTAAGCAAAGGCGCCTCCACCTTACTAACGATAAACAAATCGCACCCTGAGCAGGAGATTGATAAGGTAACCACACCTGAGGGATGCACCATTACGGGTCTGAACGAAATGGAGCACCAGGGCCTGAGCTCGGCTGTAATCAAAGGCTTGGTTGGCTCCTACAAAAGAATCCTGGACCTGAAAGAGCAGCGCGAAAAAGAAAGTATGTAG
- the accC gene encoding acetyl-CoA carboxylase biotin carboxylase subunit: MFKKILIANRGEIALRIIRTCKEMGIKTVAVYSTADKESLHVRFADEAVCIGPPPSAQSYLNIPNIIAAAEITNADAIHPGYGFLSENAEFSRICAENGIKFIGASPEMINQMGDKASAKDTMKKAGVPTIPGSEGLLKNVEEGLKIAKKIKYPIILKATAGGGGRGMRIVNNESEFEKAWNDARTESKAAFGNDGIYLEKFVVEPRHIEIQLIGDQHGQVAHLSERDCSIQRRHQKLVEETPSPFITDDLRERMGQAAIAGASAINYEGVGTIEFLVDKNRDFYFMEMNTRIQVEHPITEEVIDYDLIKEQIKVAAGLKITGKNYYPKMHAIECRINAEDPKNNFRPSPGKITTLHMPGGHGVRIDSHVYSGYTIPPNYDSMIAKLIVSAQTREEALVKMKRALSEFVIEGIKTTVPFHLKLMDDPGFKEGNFTTKYLEDFDFSAIKD; encoded by the coding sequence ATGTTTAAAAAAATACTGATCGCCAACCGTGGCGAGATTGCCCTGCGCATTATCCGCACGTGTAAAGAGATGGGCATCAAGACGGTGGCCGTATACTCTACTGCCGATAAAGAGAGCCTGCACGTCCGCTTTGCTGACGAAGCCGTTTGCATCGGCCCTCCCCCAAGTGCGCAGTCATACCTGAACATCCCGAACATTATCGCGGCGGCGGAAATCACCAACGCCGATGCCATTCACCCAGGCTACGGCTTTTTGTCGGAGAATGCTGAGTTCTCCCGCATCTGTGCCGAAAACGGCATCAAGTTCATCGGTGCCTCTCCGGAGATGATCAACCAGATGGGCGACAAGGCCTCTGCCAAGGATACCATGAAAAAGGCGGGCGTACCAACCATTCCTGGTTCCGAAGGGCTTTTGAAAAATGTGGAGGAGGGATTGAAGATCGCCAAAAAGATCAAATACCCTATCATTCTGAAAGCAACAGCCGGTGGCGGTGGCCGCGGCATGCGCATCGTGAACAACGAGTCGGAGTTTGAGAAAGCCTGGAACGATGCCCGCACCGAATCCAAAGCTGCTTTCGGCAACGACGGCATCTACCTGGAGAAATTTGTGGTGGAGCCGCGCCATATCGAGATTCAGCTGATCGGTGACCAGCACGGGCAGGTAGCGCACCTTTCCGAGCGTGACTGCTCTATCCAGCGCCGCCACCAGAAGCTGGTGGAGGAAACCCCTTCCCCGTTCATCACCGACGACCTGCGTGAGCGCATGGGGCAGGCTGCCATTGCCGGTGCCTCTGCCATCAACTACGAAGGTGTGGGTACGATTGAGTTCCTGGTAGACAAGAACCGTGACTTCTACTTTATGGAGATGAACACGCGTATCCAGGTGGAGCACCCGATTACGGAGGAAGTTATTGATTACGACCTGATCAAGGAGCAGATAAAGGTAGCAGCCGGTCTGAAAATCACAGGCAAAAACTACTATCCTAAAATGCACGCCATCGAGTGCCGCATTAACGCCGAGGACCCGAAAAACAATTTCCGCCCAAGCCCAGGCAAGATCACCACGCTGCACATGCCGGGTGGCCACGGTGTTCGCATCGATTCGCACGTGTACTCGGGCTATACCATTCCGCCGAACTACGACTCCATGATCGCCAAGCTGATTGTGAGCGCGCAGACACGCGAAGAGGCCCTTGTGAAAATGAAGCGCGCGCTTAGCGAGTTTGTGATTGAGGGAATCAAGACGACGGTTCCATTTCACCTGAAGCTGATGGATGACCCGGGCTTTAAAGAAGGCAACTTCACCACCAAGTACCTGGAGGACTTTGACTTTAGTGCCATCAAAGACTAA
- a CDS encoding SusD/RagB family nutrient-binding outer membrane lipoprotein, which produces MKKIFRYMFALMLVGAVSTLQGCEDYFDLEDNPNLVNNPPLSTMLSTTTHKTALNSYRVANITSYFVQYLASPVAGGSTDTYQVTDYTSTWDALYLAMADIYDMKQEAMEQGAASYVGVANVLMAYHLSLVTDLWGDAPYSEAFVNTTLTPRFDNASSLYDETLVLLDEAIAALSSTESSFELDTQSDLIHGGSKEKWIKTAYALKARQLNKLSGTAAYDPQAVLTAVENSYTSNADNATMGVFTERNPWAQTAIDNADQLLGGWLSEQLIQHLNGTSNGIVDPRLEQIADTTRTGTYVGTPNGTGNVGPASSTVKDESYIFLGSPLTGEDSPLIIVSYPEVKLIEAEAALRAGQSQRAYDAYLEGIRASMELYEVSAAEANEYLNSSLVAVGAQNLTLADIFREKYVVTYLNPEAWNDARRFDYQYAGFTLPANADLSNFIRRVAYPSGEASKNPNTPDVSNLADPLWWDA; this is translated from the coding sequence ATGAAAAAGATCTTTAGATATATGTTTGCCCTAATGCTAGTTGGGGCTGTAAGCACACTGCAAGGCTGCGAGGATTACTTTGACCTGGAGGATAACCCCAACCTGGTAAACAACCCGCCCCTAAGCACCATGCTCTCCACCACCACCCACAAAACGGCACTGAACAGCTACCGTGTGGCTAATATTACCTCCTATTTCGTACAATACCTGGCCAGTCCCGTCGCCGGCGGATCCACCGACACCTACCAGGTTACGGACTACACCAGCACCTGGGACGCGCTGTACCTGGCCATGGCCGATATTTATGATATGAAGCAGGAGGCTATGGAACAGGGAGCCGCTTCCTACGTAGGTGTGGCGAATGTGCTCATGGCCTACCACCTGTCGCTGGTAACCGACCTGTGGGGAGATGCCCCATACTCTGAGGCTTTTGTAAACACCACCTTAACGCCCCGTTTCGATAATGCGTCTAGCCTATACGACGAGACGTTAGTGCTGCTGGATGAGGCCATTGCAGCGTTGTCTTCAACCGAGTCTTCTTTTGAGCTGGACACACAGAGTGACCTGATCCATGGGGGAAGCAAGGAGAAGTGGATTAAGACGGCATATGCCCTGAAGGCAAGACAGCTGAACAAGTTGAGCGGAACCGCAGCCTATGATCCGCAGGCGGTGCTTACTGCCGTTGAAAACTCCTATACCTCCAATGCCGACAACGCAACCATGGGTGTGTTTACGGAGCGAAACCCCTGGGCACAGACTGCCATTGACAATGCGGACCAGTTACTCGGAGGATGGCTATCAGAACAGCTGATTCAGCACCTCAACGGCACCAGTAATGGCATAGTGGACCCACGCCTGGAGCAGATCGCTGACACAACTCGAACAGGTACATATGTGGGTACACCAAACGGCACCGGAAACGTTGGCCCTGCCAGCAGCACCGTAAAGGATGAATCTTACATTTTCCTGGGCTCCCCCTTAACCGGTGAGGACTCGCCACTTATCATAGTGTCGTACCCAGAGGTTAAACTGATTGAGGCAGAGGCAGCCCTGCGTGCAGGACAAAGTCAACGGGCGTACGACGCATACCTGGAAGGCATCAGGGCAAGTATGGAGCTGTATGAAGTGAGTGCTGCAGAGGCGAATGAGTACCTGAATAGCTCCCTAGTGGCAGTAGGCGCCCAAAACCTTACCCTCGCAGATATCTTCCGTGAAAAGTATGTAGTAACGTACTTAAACCCTGAGGCCTGGAACGACGCCCGTCGCTTCGACTACCAGTATGCCGGCTTCACGCTGCCTGCAAACGCAGATTTAAGCAACTTTATTCGTAGAGTGGCATATCCTAGCGGAGAAGCTTCGAAAAATCCCAATACTCCCGATGTATCCAACCTGGCCGATCCGCTCTGGTGGGATGCGTAA
- a CDS encoding SusC/RagA family TonB-linked outer membrane protein gives MKNSFTLLVLLLMCCWMPAMAQNNIVRGQVTGADTGTPLPGVSVTVKGTTTGTATNAEGNYELSVPGENAVLQFRFLGYETREVTVGNQNVINVSLSTDTKQLSEVVVTALGITREKKALGYAAQEVQTEELVQNRQPNVLNAMQGKVAGVTISSTGGAPGQGASIQIRGINSIDPSRPNQPLFVIDGILMDNSTSTFGQGAELRGMSNRLADLNPNDIESINILRGGAATALYGLQGANGVVVITTKSGRQGEMRVNFTSTAGIEEVNKFPKIQDTYTQGYSGVYDPESFWPSWGPTAEEARQLDPTHPESIYNHFEDAYERGHQIRNTLSFSGGSEALSFFSSISHLYHEGVLPFTNYQNVSARLNANANISDKIKVGGNFNYVNSGGDRYNADRFNEMLSYWSPRWDVRDFRKPDGTMKTYGNDNPIYAAATNRMEDEVNRFIGGLTFGYEPTNWLNFTYRIGLDTYSDDRTRTAPGPQGVPDEQVLDDNGRGFIHEYTTRFRAINSTFIATLNSDFGENFSGTLRVGHDLYDRQSKSFGVLGNELAVYDYFRLSNARFLSTDEQQIDYRLMGIFAEASLDYKDFLFLTLTGRNDITSTLASNNRSFFYPSASISYLFSEHLELPDFINQSKLRFSYAQMGKDALPYSTSSGSAPYTSLPTGYTGVTRAALLGNPELKPEFTNTFEAGLEMSFLNDRVGFDFTYYYSLSKDQILNINVANSTGYIRSAINAGEMRNKGVELVLNAVPVRTNNFTWDTKLVFSANRNKILKIREGLDEIVYASQFGYVGSTVSLRLIEGQPYGNIYGSHWQRYYGPGEEEDPLFIDESRPILIGANGFPVRAPLSSQKILGNSQPDWIGGFTNTFTYKNLSLTALLDARMGLEKYNQMDNFFAAFGIAEYTENRNQTMVFEGVLADGTPNTKEVWLGQGVGPDGVNYTNGYYRNFYRGVSENFVEDASWVRLRSLTLNYSLPQNWFESIFIRNASVSLTGNNVWLHTDYKGFDPETSFSPSGSNVDGFSGFTYPAVRSYLFTLNVGF, from the coding sequence ATGAAAAACAGTTTTACCCTACTTGTTTTGCTGCTGATGTGTTGCTGGATGCCTGCCATGGCCCAGAATAACATCGTACGTGGCCAGGTTACGGGGGCTGATACGGGTACACCATTGCCCGGCGTGAGCGTAACCGTAAAAGGAACCACCACCGGCACTGCCACAAATGCTGAAGGAAACTATGAGCTAAGCGTACCGGGCGAGAATGCCGTACTGCAGTTCAGGTTCCTGGGCTATGAAACCCGCGAGGTGACGGTGGGCAACCAGAACGTGATAAATGTGTCCCTAAGCACAGACACCAAGCAGCTAAGCGAGGTAGTGGTCACGGCACTCGGTATCACACGCGAGAAGAAGGCGCTTGGCTACGCCGCCCAAGAAGTACAAACAGAGGAGCTGGTGCAAAACCGACAACCGAACGTGCTGAACGCCATGCAGGGCAAAGTGGCGGGTGTAACCATCTCCAGTACCGGCGGCGCACCGGGTCAGGGTGCCAGCATCCAGATACGGGGCATTAACTCCATCGACCCCAGCCGGCCAAATCAACCGCTCTTCGTTATCGATGGTATCCTGATGGATAACTCCACCTCCACCTTTGGCCAGGGCGCTGAGCTAAGAGGCATGAGTAACCGCCTGGCCGACCTGAACCCGAATGACATTGAGAGCATAAACATCCTGCGCGGAGGTGCCGCCACTGCGCTCTATGGCCTGCAAGGCGCCAACGGCGTGGTAGTTATCACCACAAAATCGGGGCGGCAGGGCGAGATGCGGGTAAACTTCACGTCCACAGCCGGTATAGAGGAGGTAAATAAGTTTCCGAAAATACAGGACACCTATACCCAGGGATACTCCGGCGTATACGACCCTGAGAGCTTCTGGCCGTCCTGGGGCCCTACCGCGGAGGAGGCAAGACAACTAGACCCCACGCACCCGGAAAGTATATACAACCACTTTGAGGATGCCTACGAGCGAGGGCACCAGATCCGCAATACACTCTCCTTTTCAGGCGGTAGCGAGGCACTTAGCTTTTTTTCCTCCATTTCGCACCTGTACCACGAAGGAGTGCTCCCGTTCACAAATTACCAGAACGTATCGGCGCGATTAAATGCTAATGCCAATATCAGCGATAAGATAAAAGTCGGAGGTAATTTCAACTACGTGAACTCCGGAGGCGACCGCTACAACGCGGACCGCTTCAACGAGATGCTCAGCTACTGGTCACCGCGCTGGGATGTGCGGGATTTCCGAAAGCCGGACGGCACCATGAAAACCTACGGCAACGACAACCCCATCTATGCAGCGGCGACCAACAGGATGGAGGATGAAGTAAACCGCTTTATCGGCGGGCTTACGTTTGGTTACGAACCTACCAACTGGCTGAACTTTACCTACCGCATTGGCCTGGATACCTACAGCGACGATCGCACCCGCACCGCTCCAGGTCCTCAGGGTGTGCCGGATGAGCAAGTGCTGGATGATAACGGCCGGGGCTTTATCCATGAATATACTACCCGGTTCAGAGCTATAAATTCTACCTTTATCGCCACCCTGAATTCTGACTTCGGTGAGAACTTCTCCGGAACCTTGCGTGTAGGCCACGACCTGTACGACCGTCAGTCGAAGAGCTTTGGGGTGTTGGGTAATGAATTAGCCGTATACGATTACTTCAGACTGTCTAACGCACGTTTCCTGTCTACAGACGAACAACAAATTGATTACCGCCTGATGGGTATATTTGCAGAGGCCTCTCTGGACTATAAGGACTTCCTATTCCTGACATTGACCGGCCGCAACGACATCACCTCCACCCTGGCAAGCAATAACAGGTCTTTCTTTTATCCTTCGGCAAGTATAAGCTACCTCTTCTCCGAGCACCTGGAGCTTCCTGATTTTATCAACCAAAGCAAGCTGCGCTTCTCCTACGCCCAGATGGGCAAGGATGCACTACCCTACTCTACCTCCTCTGGCTCTGCACCTTACACAAGTTTACCAACAGGCTATACGGGTGTAACAAGGGCAGCACTCCTGGGTAACCCGGAACTCAAGCCTGAGTTCACCAATACCTTTGAGGCCGGATTGGAGATGTCGTTCTTGAACGACCGTGTTGGATTTGATTTTACCTACTACTACTCCCTTAGTAAAGATCAGATCCTGAACATTAACGTGGCGAACTCCACTGGTTATATCCGGTCTGCCATCAACGCTGGCGAAATGCGCAACAAAGGCGTGGAGTTGGTGCTGAACGCCGTGCCGGTTCGCACCAACAACTTCACCTGGGACACCAAACTGGTGTTCTCTGCCAACCGTAACAAAATTCTTAAAATACGGGAAGGGTTAGATGAGATTGTGTATGCTTCCCAGTTTGGTTATGTAGGATCTACGGTAAGCCTGAGGCTGATTGAGGGACAGCCGTACGGCAATATTTACGGTTCCCACTGGCAACGCTACTACGGGCCAGGCGAAGAGGAAGACCCGCTTTTCATAGATGAGTCGCGTCCTATTCTGATTGGTGCGAACGGCTTCCCGGTGCGGGCGCCACTCTCCAGCCAAAAGATATTAGGTAACTCTCAGCCCGACTGGATCGGCGGCTTCACCAACACCTTTACCTACAAAAACCTTAGCCTGACGGCCCTGCTGGATGCGCGCATGGGGCTTGAAAAGTATAACCAGATGGATAACTTCTTTGCCGCCTTTGGCATAGCCGAGTATACCGAAAACCGAAACCAGACAATGGTGTTTGAAGGTGTGCTGGCAGACGGCACACCGAACACAAAGGAAGTATGGCTGGGCCAGGGCGTTGGGCCTGACGGCGTAAATTACACGAACGGCTACTACCGCAACTTCTACCGTGGCGTGTCAGAGAATTTTGTGGAGGATGCCTCCTGGGTTCGCCTGCGCTCCCTCACGCTGAACTACAGCCTCCCGCAGAACTGGTTCGAGAGCATCTTTATCCGGAACGCCTCAGTTTCGCTTACGGGCAATAACGTATGGCTCCACACCGATTACAAGGGCTTCGACCCAGAAACCAGCTTCAGCCCAAGCGGAAGCAACGTGGATGGTTTCTCCGGCTTCACATATCCCGCCGTCCGAAGTTACCTCTTCACGCTTAATGTTGGATTCTAA
- a CDS encoding DUF6340 family protein yields MKKNLPYLLCCILALVQVSCTSQLYINTVKPPEVAVTNAQWKVVAVNRYNPSLLTFNQEKKIAVFANGANEAFRGAVAAIMKDETFVLVHSDTSTYRAQAEQEQLTAGQVQEIYRQHPHHLLLSMDYFNTFFDQETVREEDEDGDVTKTAHYTLITRSYWTLYDSTGTVLDKITLSEEAPYQSRSVLSGLLAIGPSMGNAGPEVNGLAWNSGLRYWSRLSPQTVTYVRPYYSTKNLQYAAFKMATSDWASAISLLQPIADGEHKKDAARAAYNLAVVYEAMGNKEQAKHWARQAKQRNDKLAILLLPQLENY; encoded by the coding sequence ATGAAAAAGAACCTCCCCTACCTGCTGTGCTGCATCCTTGCGTTAGTACAGGTTAGCTGCACCTCACAGCTCTACATCAACACCGTGAAGCCACCCGAGGTGGCCGTTACCAACGCGCAGTGGAAAGTGGTAGCCGTGAACAGGTACAACCCTTCCCTGCTAACCTTCAATCAGGAAAAGAAAATTGCCGTTTTCGCCAATGGTGCAAATGAGGCTTTTCGAGGGGCTGTTGCCGCCATTATGAAGGACGAAACCTTTGTGCTGGTGCACAGCGACACCTCCACTTACAGAGCACAGGCGGAGCAAGAGCAATTGACAGCTGGGCAGGTGCAGGAAATTTACAGGCAGCACCCACACCACCTGCTGCTCTCCATGGACTATTTCAACACTTTTTTCGATCAGGAAACGGTGCGCGAGGAAGATGAGGACGGTGACGTAACCAAGACAGCGCATTATACCCTGATTACCAGATCCTACTGGACCCTCTACGACAGCACCGGCACCGTACTCGACAAAATCACCCTCTCGGAGGAGGCACCTTACCAATCGCGGTCGGTTCTGAGTGGGCTGCTGGCTATTGGCCCCTCCATGGGAAACGCGGGACCAGAGGTGAATGGGCTGGCATGGAATTCAGGGTTGAGGTACTGGAGCCGCCTGTCGCCCCAAACTGTCACGTACGTGCGCCCTTACTACTCCACCAAAAACCTGCAGTATGCCGCTTTCAAAATGGCCACCAGCGACTGGGCTTCCGCTATTTCGCTGCTCCAGCCTATAGCAGACGGCGAACATAAAAAGGATGCGGCGCGGGCAGCCTACAACCTGGCGGTGGTGTATGAGGCAATGGGCAACAAAGAACAGGCAAAGCACTGGGCAAGGCAGGCGAAACAAAGAAATGACAAACTGGCTATCCTGCTGCTGCCGCAATTGGAGAACTACTAA
- the efp gene encoding elongation factor P, translated as MATTADIKNGVVIEYNNDLYVVTEFQHVKPGKGPAFVRTKLKNVRSGKVLDNTFSAGHKITTARVEQRPHQFIYKDDMGYHFMDLNTFEQVSLEDAMVPFADLMKEGQEVTILFHAETESPLTCDIPPFVELTITYTEPGLKGDTATNASKPAIVETGATIQVPLFIGQDEKIKVDTRTYSYAERVK; from the coding sequence ATGGCAACCACCGCTGATATTAAAAACGGTGTTGTAATTGAGTATAACAACGATTTGTATGTTGTAACTGAATTTCAACACGTAAAACCGGGCAAGGGCCCAGCGTTCGTAAGAACCAAGCTGAAGAATGTTCGATCGGGCAAAGTGCTTGACAACACGTTTTCGGCTGGTCATAAAATCACCACTGCCCGCGTGGAGCAGCGCCCGCACCAGTTCATCTACAAAGATGACATGGGCTACCACTTTATGGACCTGAACACCTTTGAGCAGGTTTCGTTGGAAGATGCCATGGTGCCGTTTGCGGACCTGATGAAAGAGGGCCAGGAAGTAACCATTCTTTTCCACGCCGAAACCGAGTCGCCGCTAACCTGCGACATTCCGCCGTTTGTGGAACTGACTATTACTTATACAGAGCCGGGCCTGAAGGGCGACACGGCCACGAACGCATCCAAACCAGCCATCGTAGAAACAGGAGCCACTATTCAGGTGCCGCTGTTTATTGGCCAGGACGAAAAAATCAAAGTAGACACTCGTACGTATTCATACGCCGAAAGAGTTAAATAA
- a CDS encoding TIGR02757 family protein has translation MTQPDLTSIKALLDDRVEKYNQPDFIPNDPVSIPHRFTKKQDIEISGFFAAILAWGQRKTIINNCLKLMDLMDNAPHEFILYHQEQDLTRFLGFKHRTFNDTDLLYLLHFFRWYYSQYDSLETAFTGNQLKLQTQQARLEHFHNLVFSLEDAPQRTRKHVATPARKSACKRLNMYLRWMVRQDKGGVDFGIWEQMPMRDLICPCDVHVERVARRLGLITRTGMDWLTAEELTAHLRVFDPADPVKYDYALFGLGVEEKF, from the coding sequence ATGACACAGCCAGACCTAACCAGCATTAAAGCGCTGCTCGATGATCGGGTGGAGAAGTATAACCAGCCCGATTTCATTCCGAACGACCCGGTTTCCATACCCCACCGCTTCACCAAAAAGCAGGACATTGAGATCAGTGGGTTCTTTGCGGCCATACTTGCCTGGGGGCAGCGTAAAACCATCATCAACAACTGCCTTAAGCTGATGGACCTGATGGACAATGCCCCGCATGAGTTTATACTTTACCACCAGGAGCAGGACCTGACACGGTTCCTGGGCTTCAAGCACCGCACGTTTAACGATACGGATTTGCTGTACCTGCTGCACTTCTTCCGGTGGTACTACAGCCAGTATGATAGCCTGGAAACTGCTTTTACAGGCAACCAGCTTAAGTTGCAGACGCAGCAGGCCCGGCTGGAGCACTTCCACAACCTGGTGTTTAGCCTGGAAGATGCCCCGCAGCGCACCCGTAAGCACGTGGCCACGCCCGCCCGCAAATCCGCCTGTAAGCGCCTGAACATGTACCTGCGCTGGATGGTGCGGCAAGACAAGGGCGGCGTGGATTTCGGTATCTGGGAGCAGATGCCCATGAGAGACCTGATTTGCCCCTGCGATGTGCACGTGGAGCGGGTGGCCCGGCGGCTGGGCCTGATTACCCGCACAGGCATGGACTGGCTGACGGCGGAGGAGTTGACGGCACACCTGCGCGTGTTTGACCCGGCCGATCCGGTGAAGTATGATTATGCCTTGTTTGGGCTGGGGGTGGAGGAGAAATTCTAA